In Candidatus Kapaibacterium sp., one DNA window encodes the following:
- a CDS encoding guanine deaminase — MAAVTVYRARVLLNPTPQRRVECLWDGALIVEASNGSIVARAPTAELGRHFSGAPTVDFGPHSVLLPGLVDVHTHLPQYPAMGQDRGELLTWLRELIFPLEAQYADPDFAERQAESFFRTALEFGTTTLLTFGPPTVAATSRAFTAAARVGLRVFMGQTLMDRNIPVELSTPADDALQALERIAGEWHGYDGRLFLAVSPRFAGSCSLELLQLCSRFAQQHQLLLQTHLAESPQELRWIAQLFPDFPDYTAIYEAAGLLTPRTIFAHCIYLSPSEQARLRSAGCAIAHCPRSNVFLRSGIMPLRRYLREGFRVGLGTDVGAGYSLSVLEEARYACEIAKLRTFLAPEEIPTEITPEEALWLATLGGAQALGLEHRIGSLDPGKEADFIVTDASAWVPPVTLQGLAPEALFSRLLYTAPPSSLKAVFVRGRRLR; from the coding sequence ATGGCGGCCGTAACGGTGTACCGAGCGCGTGTGCTCTTGAATCCAACTCCTCAGCGCCGAGTAGAGTGCCTCTGGGACGGGGCCCTTATCGTCGAGGCCTCTAACGGTAGCATCGTTGCTCGCGCACCAACAGCAGAGCTTGGCCGTCATTTCTCCGGAGCCCCCACAGTGGACTTTGGTCCTCACAGCGTTCTACTCCCAGGCCTCGTTGACGTACATACCCACCTCCCGCAATATCCCGCAATGGGGCAGGATCGCGGCGAGCTGCTAACTTGGCTCCGGGAGCTCATCTTCCCGCTGGAGGCCCAATATGCTGACCCAGACTTCGCCGAACGGCAGGCCGAGTCCTTCTTCCGAACGGCCCTGGAGTTCGGAACTACAACCCTGCTCACCTTCGGTCCCCCAACAGTAGCAGCGACCTCGCGTGCCTTCACTGCTGCCGCCCGCGTCGGGCTACGTGTGTTCATGGGTCAGACGCTGATGGACCGCAACATACCGGTAGAGCTCTCCACACCTGCTGACGACGCTCTCCAGGCACTAGAGCGTATCGCTGGTGAGTGGCACGGATATGATGGGCGGCTCTTCTTGGCCGTTTCCCCACGCTTCGCCGGCAGCTGTAGTCTTGAGTTGCTCCAACTCTGCTCTCGGTTTGCTCAGCAGCACCAGCTCCTGCTTCAGACTCACCTGGCGGAAAGTCCTCAGGAACTACGCTGGATCGCCCAGCTCTTTCCAGACTTTCCTGACTACACGGCCATCTACGAAGCTGCAGGTCTCCTAACGCCGCGAACGATCTTCGCGCACTGTATCTACCTCTCCCCGTCCGAGCAGGCGCGCCTACGCTCTGCCGGATGCGCCATCGCACATTGCCCGCGCTCTAACGTGTTCCTCCGGAGTGGAATTATGCCACTGCGCCGGTACCTCCGGGAGGGCTTTCGCGTAGGGCTAGGTACTGACGTTGGAGCCGGCTACTCGCTGTCTGTGCTGGAGGAGGCCCGCTATGCCTGCGAGATAGCAAAGCTACGCACCTTCTTAGCACCTGAAGAGATCCCGACAGAGATTACGCCAGAGGAAGCCCTCTGGCTCGCTACACTCGGCGGAGCCCAAGCGCTAGGGTTGGAGCACCGGATCGGCTCTCTGGACCCCGGCAAAGAAGCCGATTTCATCGTCACGGATGCATCTGCGTGGGTCCCTCCTGTGACTCTCCAAGGCTTAGCCCCAGAGGCGCTCTTCAGCCGACTTCTCTACACAGCCCCTCCAAGCTCCCTCAAGGCGGTCTTCGTCCGCGGACGCCGACTCCGTTGA
- the ruvX gene encoding Holliday junction resolvase RuvX → MAEVVMAEELRGRRLLGVDFGLRRVGWAVCDELHLSVTPGGVLRYDHPRFWEELQRVVQTERVAAFVVGMPVGGEESPRTRPVLEALRAFVKQLRQRFPQPVYVYDETGSTRRAQEAMRVLGISRKRLRQRGQSDRLAAALILWDFLQELRAWGKVRSEEL, encoded by the coding sequence ATGGCTGAGGTTGTCATGGCGGAGGAGCTGCGAGGACGGCGCCTGTTGGGTGTCGACTTTGGACTACGCCGTGTGGGGTGGGCTGTCTGCGATGAGCTTCACTTGAGCGTCACTCCCGGCGGGGTGTTGCGGTACGATCACCCTCGCTTCTGGGAGGAACTACAGCGGGTCGTGCAGACCGAGCGCGTTGCAGCCTTTGTTGTCGGGATGCCGGTCGGCGGCGAGGAGTCCCCGAGGACGCGCCCTGTCCTGGAGGCTCTCCGAGCGTTTGTCAAGCAATTGCGCCAGCGCTTTCCACAGCCGGTCTATGTCTACGATGAGACAGGCTCCACTCGGCGAGCGCAGGAAGCTATGAGGGTTTTGGGGATTTCGCGTAAGCGGCTCCGCCAGCGGGGGCAAAGTGACCGGCTGGCAGCAGCCTTGATCCTTTGGGATTTCCTGCAGGAGCTCCGCGCATGGGGTAAGGTACGATCGGAGGAGCTGTGA
- a CDS encoding OmpA family protein — translation MPAIIAAVALVVGNSLVLWAQIQARPKGSAVQVTPVDALNSSADDFVTSIARGGREVYLTSSRGGGRQRLYVAERQGDRWGSPRRIGGEVSDATHVGGATLTMDGNLLLFAAFQHDLGGSGRTDLYSAYRSGDRWTKVANLGAAVNSNHWDSQPCIAADGTLLIFASDRPDGSGGTDLWMCRREGNRWSAPVALRTLNSSADDMAPVLAADGRTLYFASNRDGNFDIFVSRMGPDGSFGRPEKFAAPVNTPADEYFYVPLPDQNAALLSRATSAGDLDVFLVVPNPNPPEPVLMVQGTVRDASTQAPLGATMTITDLRTRRKIAELYSDEETGEYYVALPAGRTYSITASREGYLFYSERFEVGRDIAVNPITKDILLTPAERGRTRLLVFFDFDKAELKEESLPDLDRLVEFLKAYPSVRILIEGHTDDVGTDAYNDRLSQRRADAVKDYLVKQGIDARRIETKGWGRRRPLVQGTTEEARAQNRRVEVSVIQ, via the coding sequence ATGCCTGCAATCATCGCCGCTGTAGCGTTGGTAGTTGGGAATAGCCTCGTACTGTGGGCACAGATTCAGGCTCGCCCGAAGGGGTCCGCTGTCCAGGTCACGCCAGTAGATGCCCTCAACTCATCAGCGGACGACTTCGTTACCAGCATTGCTCGAGGGGGACGTGAAGTCTACCTAACCTCCAGCCGTGGTGGTGGGCGGCAGCGCCTCTACGTTGCGGAACGGCAGGGAGACCGTTGGGGGTCACCTCGGCGAATCGGTGGAGAAGTCAGCGACGCTACCCACGTTGGAGGTGCAACTCTGACGATGGACGGGAACCTCCTCCTCTTCGCTGCCTTCCAGCATGATCTCGGCGGCAGCGGACGGACGGACCTCTACAGTGCATACCGTTCAGGCGACCGCTGGACGAAAGTCGCTAACCTCGGAGCGGCCGTCAACTCTAATCACTGGGACTCGCAGCCCTGCATTGCTGCCGACGGGACCCTACTCATCTTCGCCTCCGACCGGCCCGATGGCAGTGGCGGCACCGACCTCTGGATGTGTCGTCGCGAGGGGAATCGGTGGTCAGCGCCAGTAGCACTCCGTACACTCAACTCCTCTGCTGACGATATGGCACCCGTTTTAGCAGCCGACGGGCGCACCCTCTACTTCGCTTCCAACCGTGACGGCAACTTCGACATTTTCGTCAGCCGCATGGGGCCAGATGGAAGCTTCGGAAGGCCGGAGAAGTTCGCTGCCCCGGTCAATACGCCTGCTGACGAGTATTTCTACGTCCCCCTGCCAGACCAGAATGCTGCCCTCCTGAGCCGCGCAACCTCTGCCGGGGATTTGGATGTCTTCCTCGTCGTCCCCAACCCGAATCCACCAGAGCCTGTGCTGATGGTCCAAGGGACGGTCCGTGATGCGTCCACTCAGGCGCCCCTTGGGGCAACGATGACGATTACGGACCTTCGTACGCGGCGAAAGATCGCTGAGCTCTATAGCGACGAGGAGACAGGCGAGTACTACGTTGCTCTCCCTGCAGGACGGACATACTCCATCACTGCCTCCCGAGAGGGCTACCTCTTCTACAGCGAGCGCTTTGAGGTCGGACGCGACATCGCCGTCAACCCCATTACGAAGGACATCCTGTTGACTCCCGCCGAGCGCGGGCGTACTCGACTGCTGGTCTTCTTCGACTTTGATAAGGCCGAGCTGAAGGAAGAGTCCCTGCCAGACCTGGACCGATTGGTAGAGTTCCTCAAAGCGTATCCCTCAGTGCGCATTCTCATCGAAGGCCACACCGACGACGTCGGAACTGATGCCTACAATGACCGCCTATCCCAACGACGCGCCGATGCTGTTAAAGACTACCTGGTCAAGCAAGGGATAGATGCTCGGCGCATCGAAACCAAAGGCTGGGGACGGCGTCGGCCCCTTGTCCAGGGAACCACAGAAGAGGCTCGGGCCCAGAATCGCCGAGTTGAGGTCTCTGTCATTCAGTGA
- a CDS encoding HAMP domain-containing histidine kinase codes for MRNPIGLVGFLLLGGCGIWQTPVGELRLEAEGAGDDAVVAVVQGADTVWASITTVGSEAWGIPHATQLTLLRARHDGVAARLPGRCWAVVGDSLVWVLIDDGRRFEWIGVDAQGNERVRLAARGGPEGAEGGIPVIGVGWWLFAGRQGVWTYEREQDQWKRVADQVAYVAGDPIQELAAWVRREGMRGALYRVWRSGSPLWLTAVEQPESAQVWILPDGRIALAEQHSERETRVRVWRADGGLESDRRFPAPVSQVAILVDGDATVPVWLDQQDAQWRLRRLDREKPIATLPAGGDATLHSAYGWWWVVTGGRLVVGDLGGVHAQAEVDGSVRLVASLGASALLATGRRIQLWRLSAVPLVRRALVGLGYGLGVGGVALLFGIAGYRIWRAALRRAVFRFLQRGMASSPSRIVELRPNRYRADPSLAVKSQVGGGQPKSVEDHRDNLPFGRPVERPAAAQLRLERLGQQWWLHVPLGARWEWQLELTQLLEEQQIRLAGVLAHELYGELNWLDRAFKEGDRERMGQVLRRLRSRIESARSLARSAPAQAWTEVRDLWAQLSEAYGDLVSSGVLRLIQPPFPLFLEGDRRWLFHVLANLVENAWRAVRGKEDAQIIVLASPQSSWVLIELCDNGPGIAEAVEPGLGMRIVRELVDAQGGRVEWGNNPEGGARVRLWFRRKQSTAHG; via the coding sequence ATGCGAAATCCAATCGGTCTCGTAGGCTTCCTCTTGCTCGGCGGTTGTGGAATCTGGCAGACACCAGTGGGAGAACTTCGGCTCGAGGCTGAAGGCGCTGGGGATGACGCAGTGGTGGCCGTTGTACAGGGAGCCGACACTGTCTGGGCAAGCATAACGACTGTCGGGAGTGAGGCTTGGGGGATTCCCCATGCTACGCAGCTAACCTTGCTTCGAGCGCGGCACGATGGGGTTGCTGCCAGGCTACCGGGGCGGTGTTGGGCGGTGGTTGGCGATTCTTTGGTCTGGGTACTGATTGATGATGGACGGCGGTTCGAGTGGATCGGAGTGGATGCTCAAGGGAATGAGCGGGTCCGACTAGCAGCGAGGGGAGGACCAGAGGGAGCCGAGGGGGGTATACCCGTTATAGGCGTAGGATGGTGGCTCTTTGCCGGCCGGCAGGGTGTATGGACCTACGAACGTGAGCAGGATCAGTGGAAGAGGGTGGCAGACCAAGTAGCCTACGTTGCTGGAGACCCGATACAGGAACTGGCAGCGTGGGTGAGACGCGAAGGGATGCGGGGGGCACTGTACCGCGTGTGGCGTTCTGGCTCCCCTCTATGGCTGACGGCGGTGGAGCAGCCGGAGAGCGCCCAGGTGTGGATACTTCCAGATGGTCGGATAGCCCTTGCCGAGCAGCACTCGGAGAGGGAGACACGAGTGAGAGTATGGAGGGCCGATGGAGGCCTGGAGTCTGATAGGAGATTTCCAGCCCCCGTATCTCAGGTAGCTATCCTGGTGGACGGAGACGCAACCGTTCCAGTATGGCTGGATCAGCAGGATGCACAGTGGAGGTTGCGTCGCTTGGACAGAGAGAAGCCCATAGCAACTCTCCCTGCGGGTGGGGATGCAACTCTCCACAGTGCGTACGGATGGTGGTGGGTGGTGACCGGCGGAAGGCTCGTGGTTGGTGACCTTGGTGGAGTCCACGCTCAGGCAGAGGTAGACGGCTCCGTTCGTTTAGTGGCCAGTCTTGGCGCGAGTGCTCTCCTCGCTACAGGTCGGCGAATTCAGCTCTGGCGGCTCTCCGCAGTGCCGCTGGTGCGGAGGGCATTGGTCGGGCTTGGGTATGGCTTGGGAGTCGGAGGGGTTGCTCTTCTCTTTGGAATCGCTGGGTACCGGATCTGGCGAGCCGCGCTGCGACGTGCTGTCTTCCGCTTCTTGCAGCGTGGGATGGCTTCGAGTCCTTCCCGGATTGTTGAACTCCGGCCGAATCGCTACCGAGCTGACCCTTCGCTAGCGGTAAAGAGCCAGGTAGGTGGAGGACAACCCAAGTCCGTGGAGGACCATAGAGACAATCTCCCCTTCGGAAGACCCGTAGAGCGGCCGGCTGCTGCACAGCTCAGATTGGAGCGGTTGGGCCAGCAGTGGTGGCTGCATGTTCCTCTTGGAGCCCGCTGGGAGTGGCAACTCGAGCTGACTCAGCTCTTGGAGGAGCAGCAGATTCGGCTGGCAGGGGTCTTGGCCCATGAACTCTATGGGGAGCTTAATTGGCTAGACAGGGCTTTCAAGGAGGGTGACAGGGAGAGGATGGGCCAGGTACTTCGGCGGTTGCGTTCTCGGATTGAGAGTGCGCGTAGTCTGGCCCGGTCTGCTCCGGCCCAGGCATGGACTGAGGTGAGGGATTTGTGGGCACAGCTTTCGGAAGCCTACGGGGATCTCGTCAGTAGCGGAGTGCTTCGGCTCATCCAGCCTCCGTTTCCGCTGTTCCTTGAAGGAGATCGCCGGTGGCTCTTCCACGTGTTGGCCAACTTAGTGGAGAATGCGTGGAGGGCTGTCCGGGGAAAGGAGGATGCACAAATCATTGTGCTGGCCTCCCCGCAGTCGAGCTGGGTTCTGATAGAGTTATGCGACAACGGTCCGGGGATTGCGGAGGCTGTAGAGCCAGGATTGGGAATGCGCATTGTCCGGGAGCTGGTCGATGCCCAAGGTGGTAGGGTCGAGTGGGGCAACAATCCAGAGGGAGGAGCACGCGTCCGACTGTGGTTCCGCCGAAAGCAGAGCACTGCCCATGGCTGA
- a CDS encoding S8 family serine peptidase — MGIRTCAALVVATCVATAEAQEAWRVFFRDKGPEPFRQGSPLYEQTIQLLSPRALQRRAKVRPQDSLVTLEDAPIYQPYVDSVQRWGRVGLRLRWKNYVVVWTDSAGIERIRRLPFVRAVQPTREVPLVLPLPVPGGSESSQAPLANQQLGDCGMFQYGPSWNQLQMLAVPELHRMGITGDSVWIGLLDTGFRWRGYPAFPHLKVRAEYDFLFGDTLTTNKPGEHPRQDMHGTLVLSVVGALWRDTLIGVAPTATYVLAKTEDIAAERHVEEDAYAAALEWMEALGVDVVSSSLGYRDFDSTEVSYTPEQLDGRTTIVAQALEAAARRGVICVTAMGNDGERGLVSPADADSALAIAAVDSLWNRVWFSSIGRWRNGVLRPSLAAQGLSVVAAAPGETTAVRASGTSMATPLVAGSVALLVAARPDLPPWRIRQALLQTASNATQPDTLLGYGVPNVWRALQALGGAVGPPAVWRRASGSVRVASYALVPFSLFSASLQLASRPGGETVGSIPLSAWGRERVLFYGDLPAALVEGRETLWVRVIVRSAAGDELVGRWYAVTRLPTVPCGMWLPDAVRVQEVVAGPPALRIFPTPAARGAECYADLPELLPGTGSPLQRIQLWDGLGRRVWEYQLPADRLWSSMGQRWTARLPTEQLAPGTYWLEALYGVGTAECLVAPLVIY, encoded by the coding sequence ATGGGAATTAGGACGTGCGCTGCACTGGTAGTAGCTACCTGTGTCGCCACAGCCGAGGCTCAAGAGGCGTGGCGAGTCTTCTTTCGGGATAAAGGGCCGGAGCCTTTTCGGCAGGGTAGCCCGCTGTATGAGCAGACCATCCAGTTGCTTTCTCCGCGGGCATTGCAGCGGAGAGCGAAGGTGAGACCGCAAGATTCGTTGGTCACGCTAGAGGATGCTCCCATCTACCAGCCGTACGTGGACAGCGTTCAGCGATGGGGGCGGGTTGGGCTGCGTCTCCGGTGGAAGAACTACGTCGTTGTGTGGACGGATTCTGCCGGGATTGAACGTATTCGGCGGTTGCCGTTCGTGAGAGCAGTGCAGCCAACCCGTGAGGTGCCGCTCGTACTGCCGCTTCCGGTACCGGGCGGCTCAGAGAGCTCCCAAGCTCCACTAGCTAACCAGCAGCTCGGAGACTGTGGAATGTTCCAGTACGGTCCCTCGTGGAACCAGCTCCAGATGCTGGCGGTCCCGGAGCTCCACCGAATGGGCATCACAGGCGATAGCGTCTGGATTGGGCTGCTGGATACAGGTTTCCGCTGGCGTGGGTATCCGGCATTTCCTCACCTAAAGGTTCGGGCAGAGTACGACTTCCTCTTCGGGGACACGCTAACCACCAACAAGCCCGGCGAGCATCCTCGGCAGGACATGCACGGTACGCTAGTGCTCTCCGTTGTGGGGGCTCTCTGGCGCGATACCCTCATTGGAGTTGCCCCGACAGCAACGTATGTGCTAGCGAAGACTGAGGATATTGCTGCAGAGCGGCATGTCGAGGAGGACGCTTATGCAGCAGCTTTGGAGTGGATGGAGGCTCTGGGGGTGGACGTTGTCTCTTCTTCCCTGGGCTACCGGGACTTTGACAGTACGGAGGTCTCGTACACGCCGGAGCAGCTAGATGGACGTACGACAATCGTGGCCCAAGCACTGGAGGCTGCGGCTCGGCGTGGAGTGATCTGTGTGACAGCAATGGGGAACGATGGGGAGCGTGGACTGGTCTCCCCGGCAGACGCCGATAGCGCCCTGGCCATAGCGGCCGTGGATAGCCTCTGGAATCGCGTGTGGTTTAGCTCTATAGGACGGTGGCGAAATGGGGTATTGCGCCCAAGTTTAGCAGCACAGGGACTTTCCGTTGTTGCGGCTGCGCCGGGAGAGACCACGGCCGTGCGAGCCTCGGGAACCTCGATGGCAACCCCTCTTGTAGCGGGTAGTGTTGCTCTGTTAGTCGCGGCGCGGCCGGATCTGCCTCCGTGGAGGATACGGCAAGCGCTGCTGCAGACGGCCTCCAACGCTACTCAGCCCGATACGCTGCTGGGTTACGGTGTCCCCAATGTCTGGCGTGCTCTCCAAGCTCTCGGTGGTGCAGTAGGCCCACCAGCAGTGTGGAGACGTGCATCGGGGAGCGTGCGAGTTGCCAGCTATGCGCTCGTTCCCTTTTCCCTCTTCTCCGCGTCGTTGCAGCTAGCATCGAGGCCCGGAGGAGAGACCGTGGGGAGCATTCCTCTCTCCGCTTGGGGGAGGGAGCGAGTGCTGTTCTACGGAGACCTGCCTGCTGCTCTCGTGGAAGGCCGGGAGACGCTATGGGTGCGGGTGATAGTACGGAGCGCCGCTGGAGATGAACTCGTTGGGCGATGGTACGCTGTGACACGGCTGCCGACGGTGCCGTGTGGTATGTGGCTCCCCGATGCCGTCCGAGTCCAGGAAGTAGTTGCGGGACCTCCTGCACTCCGTATCTTTCCAACGCCTGCGGCTCGTGGAGCCGAATGCTACGCTGATCTCCCGGAGCTCTTGCCAGGGACAGGTTCTCCACTGCAGCGAATCCAACTGTGGGATGGGCTCGGGCGCCGAGTGTGGGAATATCAGCTACCGGCCGACCGCTTATGGAGCTCGATGGGACAACGCTGGACAGCAAGGCTTCCTACGGAGCAGCTTGCTCCTGGGACGTACTGGTTAGAAGCGCTCTACGGGGTAGGGACGGCCGAGTGCTTGGTGGCTCCTCTTGTGATCTATTGA
- a CDS encoding GWxTD domain-containing protein has translation MRRWVVKLYLCAAVLWSESVAQQDTELLGRYFFGQFGEGWFAELYALPEGADSMHVVVLVRVAYAVLPFEQETIRGGFRALVQLGTELLDTVGIVRRRLEVRDTLWVQQYEATLSRDSAWVRAIEVVVPASVHRCRLQLLLAHREVRQQDLPVSRQQWKAPLFASTSERELIAPFVLGGAIPFGVNTVRLLLWDARLQPGQSYRYRCRQLPPAGGERWWDSTPELSAGLVAQGPGRLERVEHPLPRYRVRSDSGIGAWIESLLTTAELVPGRYELLLWRDEEPTDTLRWEFRVVWATMPLSLRRISYAVQSMYYLLTKEAWSRLRSGSQQEQWRKIWQYWKQRDPTPATAYNEAMAVYFRRVDYAYFAFQSVVEPDGAQTERGKIYILYGPPTHLHRELLPESPPRELWTYERLRQRFLFELRPDGRWRLVSIERL, from the coding sequence ATGAGGCGGTGGGTTGTAAAGCTTTACCTGTGTGCTGCTGTCCTCTGGAGTGAGAGTGTCGCACAGCAAGACACAGAGTTGCTGGGGCGCTACTTCTTCGGACAGTTCGGCGAGGGATGGTTTGCAGAGCTCTACGCTCTGCCGGAAGGGGCTGATTCCATGCATGTTGTGGTGCTCGTGCGAGTTGCGTATGCCGTACTGCCGTTTGAGCAAGAGACCATCCGTGGGGGCTTTCGGGCCTTAGTGCAGTTGGGCACGGAGTTGTTGGACACTGTGGGGATTGTGCGCCGCCGGTTGGAAGTACGCGATACGCTCTGGGTGCAGCAGTACGAGGCGACACTGTCACGGGATTCCGCTTGGGTTCGCGCCATTGAGGTAGTAGTACCGGCCTCGGTACACCGTTGCCGCCTACAACTACTTCTGGCGCATCGTGAAGTCCGCCAGCAAGATCTTCCTGTCTCTCGGCAGCAGTGGAAGGCACCTCTGTTTGCAAGCACCTCGGAGCGAGAGCTCATTGCGCCGTTCGTGCTTGGCGGGGCTATTCCGTTTGGGGTCAACACGGTTCGGCTCCTCCTGTGGGATGCTCGGCTGCAGCCCGGGCAGTCGTACCGCTATCGCTGCCGACAGTTGCCTCCAGCAGGAGGCGAACGATGGTGGGACAGCACACCGGAACTCTCTGCAGGGCTTGTTGCGCAAGGTCCGGGGAGGTTAGAGCGGGTTGAGCATCCTCTCCCTCGGTACCGCGTGCGCTCCGATAGCGGGATTGGGGCTTGGATCGAGTCCCTCTTGACAACTGCGGAGCTGGTGCCTGGGCGTTACGAGCTCCTACTCTGGCGGGACGAGGAGCCAACGGACACGCTTCGGTGGGAGTTCCGAGTCGTCTGGGCAACGATGCCGCTGTCACTACGCCGGATTTCGTATGCAGTGCAGAGCATGTACTACCTGCTGACGAAGGAGGCGTGGTCACGGCTGCGCTCGGGATCGCAGCAGGAGCAGTGGCGAAAGATTTGGCAATACTGGAAACAGCGTGATCCTACGCCGGCAACGGCTTACAATGAGGCTATGGCCGTGTATTTCCGCCGAGTGGACTACGCCTACTTCGCCTTCCAGTCCGTTGTGGAGCCAGACGGTGCACAGACGGAGCGGGGGAAGATCTACATCCTCTACGGCCCTCCAACACACCTCCACCGGGAGCTCCTACCGGAGAGCCCTCCGCGAGAGCTGTGGACGTACGAGCGACTCCGGCAGCGTTTCCTCTTTGAACTACGGCCAGACGGACGCTGGCGGCTGGTCAGCATCGAGCGCCTGTAG
- the ispF gene encoding 2-C-methyl-D-erythritol 2,4-cyclodiphosphate synthase, producing the protein MVGFGYDVHRLVDGGKLVIGGVEIPSPKGVLAHSDGDVLLHALCDALLGAAGLGDIGEHFPDSDPAYRGVSSRVFVERVVGLLAEQGYRVVNVDVTVVLQQPKIAPYREAMRHTIAELCRIPVERVSVKATTPEHLGFVGREEGIAAFCVCEIQSVS; encoded by the coding sequence ATGGTCGGGTTTGGCTACGACGTTCATCGGCTGGTGGACGGAGGCAAGTTGGTCATTGGTGGAGTAGAGATCCCTTCGCCGAAGGGAGTGCTGGCTCATAGCGATGGGGATGTCTTGCTTCACGCCCTCTGCGACGCCCTCTTGGGAGCTGCCGGTCTGGGAGACATTGGGGAGCACTTCCCGGATTCGGACCCAGCGTACCGGGGCGTCTCCAGCCGCGTCTTCGTTGAGCGGGTAGTTGGGCTGCTTGCGGAGCAGGGCTACCGAGTCGTGAATGTTGATGTAACGGTGGTGCTACAGCAGCCGAAGATTGCTCCCTATCGGGAGGCGATGCGACATACGATCGCAGAGCTGTGCCGGATACCGGTAGAGCGGGTGTCGGTGAAGGCAACGACCCCAGAGCACCTTGGGTTCGTCGGACGGGAAGAAGGGATTGCAGCGTTCTGCGTATGCGAAATCCAATCGGTCTCGTAG
- a CDS encoding GNAT family N-acetyltransferase yields MDIRLVPLSVEDPSERRQFIRLAWRFYRDDPNWVPPLKAEQSKLLDPRRNPFFHHARMHLWVAWHGAEPVGRIAAIVNELHNQLHQDAVGFFGFFECVPDTGVARILMEAAAEWLRRQGKTSIRGPVNPSMNDECGLLIDGFDRPPAIMMPYNPPYYAELLEACGLQKAKDLLAYLLTEQFLSEKLRRGQQLVRERYRIWVRGMDFRDRRLFRQDVERIKLIYNRAWQPNWGFVRLTDAEMEFLVAGLRQVADPELALFAFRGEEPIGFALAIPDINQVLRFNRSGSLLGALWHLATKRKRIDAMRIMVLGILPEYQNLGADAVLYYELGMRGLRKGIRFAEASWVLEDNWAMRNPLEKALGARLYKRYRIYEMPI; encoded by the coding sequence ATGGACATTCGGCTCGTTCCTCTCTCAGTCGAAGACCCCTCAGAGCGGCGCCAGTTCATCCGTCTTGCATGGCGCTTCTACCGGGACGATCCGAACTGGGTACCTCCGCTGAAGGCAGAGCAAAGCAAGCTGCTGGACCCACGCCGGAATCCTTTCTTCCACCATGCCCGTATGCACCTCTGGGTCGCGTGGCACGGAGCGGAACCCGTGGGGCGGATTGCAGCGATTGTCAATGAGCTCCACAATCAGCTCCACCAGGACGCTGTGGGATTCTTCGGCTTCTTCGAGTGTGTCCCTGATACAGGCGTTGCGCGTATCCTGATGGAAGCAGCGGCCGAATGGCTGCGACGCCAAGGGAAGACGAGCATCCGTGGACCTGTAAACCCTTCCATGAACGACGAGTGTGGACTACTCATAGACGGCTTCGACCGCCCTCCAGCGATCATGATGCCCTACAATCCGCCGTACTATGCCGAGCTGTTGGAGGCCTGCGGCCTCCAGAAGGCTAAGGACTTGCTTGCCTACCTCTTGACGGAGCAGTTCCTCTCCGAGAAGCTGCGGCGGGGGCAGCAGCTTGTGCGGGAGCGCTACAGAATTTGGGTGCGGGGCATGGACTTTCGCGATCGACGGCTCTTCCGACAGGACGTGGAGCGCATCAAGCTCATCTACAATCGTGCTTGGCAGCCAAATTGGGGCTTCGTCCGGTTGACGGATGCGGAGATGGAATTCTTGGTGGCTGGCCTTAGGCAGGTTGCAGACCCAGAGTTGGCACTGTTTGCCTTTCGAGGAGAGGAACCAATCGGCTTCGCTCTGGCTATCCCCGACATCAACCAAGTGCTCCGTTTCAACCGCTCAGGGAGCTTGCTTGGGGCACTCTGGCACCTTGCAACGAAGCGCAAGCGGATCGATGCTATGCGGATCATGGTCCTGGGCATCTTGCCAGAGTACCAGAACTTAGGGGCCGATGCCGTCCTCTACTATGAGTTGGGCATGCGGGGACTACGGAAGGGCATCCGGTTTGCCGAGGCCAGTTGGGTGCTGGAGGATAACTGGGCGATGCGCAATCCGCTGGAGAAGGCGTTGGGAGCACGGCTCTACAAGCGGTACCGCATCTACGAAATGCCCATCTGA